The Candidatus Denitrolinea symbiosum DNA window CGGAACCTGCCGAATCCGCCTGCTCAAAGGCAAGCTGACGGACTTCTCCATGACCGAAATGGAGGAGTTGACCGAGGCCGAGCGCGCCGCGGGTTTGCGTCAAGCCTGCCAGGTGGAAATCCTCTCCGACCTCGTCATCGAGATTCCGCCCGAATCGTTGAGCGCGCCGCAGCGTCTCTCCATCGAGGGCCGCGACGCTGACTTCGAATGGGACCATTCTGTCATCGAAACCCGCGAAGTGGAAGTGGCGCCTGCCGCGCTGACCGACCTGCGTCCCGACACCACCCGCGTCCTCGACGCGCTGAAAGAGGCGGGAGCGCCGGGAAAATACCGCTTTGACCCGGAAGGCGTGAAAGCCCTCTCCGGCGTCCTGCGCGGAAACGACTGGCGCGCCACGCTGGCTATCCGCAGCGACGAGGAAATCGTCGCCATCCTGCCTCCCGGGACGCCCGCCTTCGGCCTCTCGGTGGACATCGGCACGACCAAGGTCGCGGCGTATCTCGTGAATTTAAAATCGGGCGAAACCGCCGCCAAGACGGGCGCGATGAACCCGCAGATCGCGTACGGCGAAGACGTGATCAGCCGCATCCGCTACATCAACGACCATCCCGCCGACGGGCTCAAAACCCTGCAAGGACGCGTCGTCGAGACGCTGAACAACCTGCTCGAAGAACTGGGCAGGGATGCGAAGGTCAAACGCGAGCAGATCGTGGAAGCCGTCGTCGTCGGCAACACAGCCATGCACCACATCTTCGCGGGTCTGCCCGTAAAGCAGCTGGGCGACTCGCCGTACATGGCGACCGTCGGCGAAGCGATGAACGTCAAAGCGCGCGACCTCGGGCTGAACCTCGCGGCGGGCGGGACAGTCTACCTGCCGCCCAACATCGCGGGCTTCGTCGGAGCGGATCACGTGGCGGCGCTCGTCGGCGCGGGACTCCACAAAGTGACCGACACCGTCGTCGCGCTGGACATCGGGACGAACACCGAGCTCAGTCTCTACCACAACGGCCGCCACTGGACCTGCTCCTGCCCGTCGGGGCCGGCCTTCGAGGGCGCGCACATCGAAGACGGGATGCGCGCCGCGCCCGGCGCGGTGGAACGCGTCCGCATCGAGGGAGACGAGGTGCAGATCCACACCATCGGCAACGTGGACGCGGTCGGCATTTGCGGCTCGGGGGTTCTCGACACGATCGCAGAATGTAAAAAGATGGGACTGCTCACCCCCAAAGGCGCGTTCACGGGGGAACATCCGCGGCTGCGCGGCTCGGGCGTGAACGCGGAATTCGTCCTCGTCCCCGCCGCGAGGTCCAAGACGGGACGCGACGTGCGGATGACGCGCAAGGACGTCAACGAGATCCAACTCGCGAAGGGCGCGGTCCGAGCGGGCGCGGAAGCGCTGCTCGACGTGGCTGGGATCAAGGCGGAGGAAGTCCAGCAGGTCATCCTCGCGGGCGCCTTCGGGACCTATCTCGACCTCGACAGCGCCATCGGCATCGGGATGCTGCCGCGCACGGAGCGAAATCGCTACCAACAGATCGGCAACGCCGCAGGGACGGGGGCGCGCCGCATGTTGGTCTCGCGCGAACAGCGTCAGATCGCCGAGACGCTCGCCCGCGACGTGGAATTTGTGGAGCTCGCCAAACATCCCAACTTCACGAAAATTTACGCGCAGGCGCTGCTGCTGTCATAAAACAAAATCCAGGTCTCGTTGAGACCTGGATTCCTGGGCGGCTGATGGGTTTCGAACCCACAACATCCACATCCACAGTGTGGCGCTCTGCCATTGAGCTACAGCCGCCATGTTGAGCGGGCGCATTATATCATCACCGCCAGAATTTTTGTAGGCAACTTGACCCTCGCAATGTTCCCGACTAAAATCGTGAAAACCCGTTTTCTTCGAGAAAACGGGTTTCTGATGAGCAACCATGTTTGAATCTCTCACATCCCGACTTAACCAGGTCTTCGACGGACTCCGCCGCCGCGCCAAACTCTCCGAAGCGGATGTGGACGCGGCGCTGCGCGAAGTGCGTCTCGCGCTGCTTGAAGCGGACGTGCACTTCAGCGTCGTCAAGACCTTCCTTGCCCGCGTGCGCGAGCGCGCCGTCGGCGCGGAAGTGTCGAAGGCGCTGAACCCGGGTCAGCAGGTCGTCAAGATCGTCAACGAGGAGTTGATCGCCCTGCTGGGCGAACCCGCGCCGCTCAATTTGACAGGGCCTCGGCCGCGCGTCGTCCTGCTGGCGGGACTGCAAGGCTCGGGCAAGACGACCGCCGCCGGGAAGTTGGCGCGCCTGCTCCGCTCGAAGGGCGAGCGCGTGATGCTCGTGGCAGGCGACCCGTACCGTCCCGCCGCGGTGACGCAGTTGCAGCAACTCGGCGAACGCGCCGGAGTCCCCGTCGAGGCAGACCTGAATGTCACGCCGCCCGAACTCGCGGCGCGCGCGCTCGACAAAGCCCAGAAGGGCGGATTCACCGTCCTGATTGTGGACACGGCTGGACGGTCGCAGTTGGACGCGGAGTTGATGTCCGAGTTGAAGGCGATCGCGGCGAAAGTCAATCCCGTGGACACGCTGCTCGTCGTGGACGCGATGATCGGACAGGAGGCGCTCAACATCGCGCAGGGCTTCCGCGACAACGTGAACGTCACGGGTTTGGTCATGACGAAAATGGACGGCGACGCGCGCGGCGGCGCGGCAATCTCCGTCCGCTCGGTGACGGGCGTGCCGATCAAGTTCCTGGGCGTGGGCGAAAAACTGGACGCGCTCGAAGTCTACGATCCCGCGCGGCTGTCGTCGCGCATCCTCGGCATGGGCGACGTGCTCGGGCTGATCGAAAAGGCCGAGTCCGCGCTGGATATGGCGCAGGCGCAAAAATCCGCCGAGCGGATGATGAAGGGGCAGTTCACGCTCGAAGATTTTCTCGACCAGATGAAGCAAATGAAAAAGATGGGGCCGCTCAGCCAGATTTTGGAGATGCTGCCCGGTCAGATGGGCGCGGCGGCGAAGCAACTGGACCCCAAGGACGTGGAGAAAAATTTCCAGACGACGGAAGCCATCATCAATTCGATGACCGTGAACGAGCGCCGCGACCCCGACTTGTTAAACGCCTCGCGCCGCCGACGCATCGCGGCCGGCTCCGGCACGGACGTGCAGGACGTGAACCGTTTGATGAAGCAGTTCCGCGAGATGCAGAAGATGATGAAAATGCTCCAGAAATCGGGGACGAAAGGACTGGGGCGACTGTTCGGTTAGCCGAGGGGGCGCTTCCGCTTTGCCGCGGGCTTTTTAGCGGCTGGCTTCACCTTCGGCTTTTTCGCGGCAGACTTGCCCCCCGTCTTCCGCGCAGACTCTTCCACGGAAGCGGCGCTGGACGTCATAGATTCACGCGCAACGGGGACAGGCTGCAACTCCAGTTTGTTTTCGCGCGCGTACGGTTTCCGCAGGCGGACCGGCGAAGTCCCGCCTCGCACGCGCAGGTTGAGTATTTCCACAAAAACGGAAAAAGCCATCGCGAAATAAATATATCCTTTGGGGATTTCCACATGGAAGGCCTCGGCCACCAAAGTGAACCCGATCAGCAGGAGAAAACTCAGCGCCAGCATCTTGACGGTCGGATGGCGTTCCACGAACTCGCTCACCGGCCCGGCCACGAAAATCATCGCGATCGCGGCCAGGATGACCGCCATGACCATGATCTCGATGTGCTTCACCATGCCCACCGCGGTGATAACCGAATCGAGCGAAAAAACGATATCCAGCAGCATAATCTGGATGATGACGCTGGCAAACGTCGCCGCGACTTTCGTGGAGGCGCGTCCCTGCTCGCCCTCCAGTTTTTCGTGAATTTCGTGGGTGCTCTTCCAAAGCAAGAAAAGCCCGCCCGCCAGCAACACCAGGCTTTTGCCCGTGATCTCGACCTCTACAATGGGGATGGTAAAAAGCGGCTCGGTCAGCCCGATGATGACATAAAGAAAAGTCAACAGCAGGATGCGCGTGATCACCGCCAGCAAGATGCCCGTTGTGCGGGCGCGCGGTTGTTCTTCCGGCGGAAGCTTGCCGGAAAGGATCGAGATAAAGATGACATTGTCCACGCCCAGCACCAGTTCCAGCACGATCAGTGTGACCAGGGCAACCCATGTTTCGGGATCGGCAATCCAACTCCAAGCCATATCAGTCTCCTCAAACGGGATGGTCTATTCTATCCAACTGCCCGGCGCTCTGGAAACAGGACGCGAAAGACGCGGCTCCACGAAGAGAAAACGCGTTCGCCGCGTCCCATTAAATCGCCGGGCGGCTGATATTTTATCAAACCCCCGTTCTCTTTGGGAAAACAGGGGTTTGTTGTTTATCGGATTTTGAACATCTGGGTCAGCTTCATCGCCAGGTTCAGGTCGCCCGCCAGTTTGATCTTGCCTTGCATGAACGCCTGCATCCCGTCGAGTTCACCCGTAAAGATCTTGACGTAGTCGGCGGAATCGGCGGTGAGAGTCATCTTCGGGGAGGGATGCACGCCCTGCGCGGTGACGCACTTCCCGTCCTTGATCTCGGCGTACCAGTCGCCCGCTTCCGCTCCGCTGAACTTGAACTGGATCGCGGCGTCGAGGCCGGGCGCCTTTTCGGGCATGAACGCGCCGGGCATTTTGGACATCAAATCAGAAATTGTGAGGGGCATTGTGTAGTCTCCTGGTTTAGTAGTTGGATAGTCGGATAGTCGTGTGGTCGCGTGGTCCTGTTGTCGGCGAGCCGACCGCGCGGCTGCGCGACCAACAGACTAATTTTGAAGATTCTCGAAGATCGCGGCCGCGCCCATCCCTCCGCCGATGCACATCGTCACCATGCCGAATTTGGATTTGCGCCGCGCCATCTCGTAGATGAGTTGCGTGGTCAGTTTGGCGCCCGTGCAGCCGAGCGGATGACCGAGGGCAATCGCGCCGCCGTTAACGTTGACGCGGCTCTCGTCGAGTTCGAGCGTTCGGATTACCGCCAGCGACTGGGCGGCAAAAGCCTCGTTCAATTCTATCAGATCAATTTCGCCCAGCGACAAGCCCGCCTGCTTCAACGCTTTCGGGACGGCCTCCACCGGTCCGATGCCCATCAGTTCGGGCGCGACGCCCGCCGCGGCAAAGGTGACGAACCGCGCCAGCGGCTTGAGTCCGAGCCGCGCGGCCTTCTCCGCGGACATGACCATCGTCATCGCCGCGCCGTCGGACATTTGGGAGGAGTTGCCCGCGGTGACGGTCCCGCCGTCCTTGAAGGCAGGTTTCAGTTTGGCGAGTCCCTCCAAAGTCGAGTCGCCGCGCGGACCTTCGTCGCGCGCGACCGTAAATTTG harbors:
- a CDS encoding signal recognition particle protein; this translates as MFESLTSRLNQVFDGLRRRAKLSEADVDAALREVRLALLEADVHFSVVKTFLARVRERAVGAEVSKALNPGQQVVKIVNEELIALLGEPAPLNLTGPRPRVVLLAGLQGSGKTTAAGKLARLLRSKGERVMLVAGDPYRPAAVTQLQQLGERAGVPVEADLNVTPPELAARALDKAQKGGFTVLIVDTAGRSQLDAELMSELKAIAAKVNPVDTLLVVDAMIGQEALNIAQGFRDNVNVTGLVMTKMDGDARGGAAISVRSVTGVPIKFLGVGEKLDALEVYDPARLSSRILGMGDVLGLIEKAESALDMAQAQKSAERMMKGQFTLEDFLDQMKQMKKMGPLSQILEMLPGQMGAAAKQLDPKDVEKNFQTTEAIINSMTVNERRDPDLLNASRRRRIAAGSGTDVQDVNRLMKQFREMQKMMKMLQKSGTKGLGRLFG
- a CDS encoding 2Fe-2 and 4Fe-4S clusters-containing protein; protein product: MTNICHLDLQPIGKRVEVPEGTNLLDACQQAGVELVAICGGAGICGTCRIRLLKGKLTDFSMTEMEELTEAERAAGLRQACQVEILSDLVIEIPPESLSAPQRLSIEGRDADFEWDHSVIETREVEVAPAALTDLRPDTTRVLDALKEAGAPGKYRFDPEGVKALSGVLRGNDWRATLAIRSDEEIVAILPPGTPAFGLSVDIGTTKVAAYLVNLKSGETAAKTGAMNPQIAYGEDVISRIRYINDHPADGLKTLQGRVVETLNNLLEELGRDAKVKREQIVEAVVVGNTAMHHIFAGLPVKQLGDSPYMATVGEAMNVKARDLGLNLAAGGTVYLPPNIAGFVGADHVAALVGAGLHKVTDTVVALDIGTNTELSLYHNGRHWTCSCPSGPAFEGAHIEDGMRAAPGAVERVRIEGDEVQIHTIGNVDAVGICGSGVLDTIAECKKMGLLTPKGAFTGEHPRLRGSGVNAEFVLVPAARSKTGRDVRMTRKDVNEIQLAKGAVRAGAEALLDVAGIKAEEVQQVILAGAFGTYLDLDSAIGIGMLPRTERNRYQQIGNAAGTGARRMLVSREQRQIAETLARDVEFVELAKHPNFTKIYAQALLLS